The following is a genomic window from Gymnodinialimonas ceratoperidinii.
GCCCTCGGGCGCGGCCATCTCGGCGGGGTCGCCGGAGAGGTTGATCGCGATGAACAGGGTCTCGTCGCCGTGGCTGCGGGTGAAATGCAGGATATCGCCGCTGGCCTGAACGTCCGCGTGGGTGCCTTTGACCAGCGCGCGGTGGGCGTGGCGGAAGGCAATCGCGCGGCGGTAGTGGTGCAGGAGAGAGCCGGGATCAGCCTCTTGCGCGGCGACGGAATGGGACAGATGCTCATGCGGGACCGGCAGCCAGGGCTGGCCCTCGCTGAAGCCGGCGTTCTGGTTCGACATCTCCCAGACCATGGGCGTGCGGCACCCGTCGCGGCCCTTGAATTCGGGCCAGAATTCAATGCCATAGGGGTCCTGCAGCGCCTCGAAAGGCACGTCGGCCTCGTGCAGGCCCAACTCCTCCCCCTGGTAGAGGCAGAGCGAGCCGCGCAGGCACATCATCAGGGTCGTCAGCGCGCGCATGGCCGCCGGGGGCAGTTCCCAGCGCGAGGCATGGCGGACGACGTCGTGGTTGGAGAAGGCAAGGCAGGCCCAACCGTCGGGCGCGGCGGCGTCGATGCGCGAGAGCACATCGGCAAACCGCGCGGCCGTGGGCCTTTCCTTGGCGAGAAACTCGAAGGTGTAGCACATGTGAACGAGGTCATCGCCGGCGGTGTACTGGCCCATGATCTCAAGCCCGAACTGGGCGTCACCGACCTCGCCCACGGTGGTCGTGGCGGGAAACTCGTCGAGCACCGAGCGGAAGCGGCGCAGGAAATCGAGGTTCTCGGGCTGGTTCTTGGAGTAGAGGTGCAGCTGGTGATTGTAGGGGTTCACCGAGGGGGCGATCGTGTCGTCGCGCTCTTCCTTGGGCAGCGCCGGGTTCGAGCGGAGCTGCTTGTCGTGGATGTAGAAGTTGATCGTGTCGAGGCGGAAGCCATCGACCCCGCGCCCGAGCCAGAAACGGGCCACGTCCAGCAGCGCGTCCTGCACCGCGGGTTCGTGGAAGTTGAGGTCGGGCTGCGAGACGAGGAAGTTGTGCAGGTAATACTGCTCGCGCCCCGCGTCCCATTGCCATGCCGAGCCGCCGAAGATCGAGAGCCAGTTGTTGGGCGGCGTGCCATCGTCCTTCGGGTCGGACCAGACGTACCAATTGGCCCGGTCGTTGTCGCGGTCGGCCCGGCTCTCGATGAACCACGGATGCTGGTCCGAGGTATGGGACAGCACGAGGTCGATCATCACCTTCAGCCCAAGCGTATGGGCCGTCTCGATCAGAACGTCGAAATCCGACAGCGAGCCGAACATCGGATCAACGTCGCAATAATCGCTGACGTCGTAGCCGAAATCCTTCATCGGAGAGGTGAAGAAGGGCGAGATCCAGATCGCATCGACGCCGAGGCTCTGGATATGGCTCAGGCGCGCGGTGATCCCGTTCAGATCGCCGATGCCGTCGCCGTTGCTGTCCTGAAAGCTGCGCGGATAGATCTGGTAGATCACCGCACCGCGCCACCAATCGGCATCGGGGGCAAGGATCTGGTCAGGCGACAGGGCGAGGTTTGCAGTCATGAATTACTCGAAGCGTTGAGGGTTTACTTCACCGACCCGGCCAGCAGGCCGCGGACGAGGTAGCGTTGCATGGAGAAGAACACGATCAGCGGGATCGCGATGGAAACGAAGGCGGCCGAGGCGAGGATGCCCCAATCGCCGCCGCGCGAGCCCAGAAGATCGTCGGCGATCTTCACG
Proteins encoded in this region:
- a CDS encoding alpha-amylase family glycosyl hydrolase — encoded protein: MTANLALSPDQILAPDADWWRGAVIYQIYPRSFQDSNGDGIGDLNGITARLSHIQSLGVDAIWISPFFTSPMKDFGYDVSDYCDVDPMFGSLSDFDVLIETAHTLGLKVMIDLVLSHTSDQHPWFIESRADRDNDRANWYVWSDPKDDGTPPNNWLSIFGGSAWQWDAGREQYYLHNFLVSQPDLNFHEPAVQDALLDVARFWLGRGVDGFRLDTINFYIHDKQLRSNPALPKEERDDTIAPSVNPYNHQLHLYSKNQPENLDFLRRFRSVLDEFPATTTVGEVGDAQFGLEIMGQYTAGDDLVHMCYTFEFLAKERPTAARFADVLSRIDAAAPDGWACLAFSNHDVVRHASRWELPPAAMRALTTLMMCLRGSLCLYQGEELGLHEADVPFEALQDPYGIEFWPEFKGRDGCRTPMVWEMSNQNAGFSEGQPWLPVPHEHLSHSVAAQEADPGSLLHHYRRAIAFRHAHRALVKGTHADVQASGDILHFTRSHGDETLFIAINLSGDPAEMAAPEGNWLQIGQELGSTGLAPDGKLHLGPWQPALALRMNA